The genomic segment CGTGAACGATTTGCTATGCGGTGTGCCCAACGCCAACCATTTGGAAGGCGCGTTCTACCGCAACCGTCCCGATTCCGGCGAAGTGACCGACGCGGGACTGATCTGGACGGCTCCGGTGATCCCCTGCCGAGGCGAAGACGCGTTGAAGCTAGTTGAGACGATGGAGCCAATCGCGAACGAACATGGATTCGACTTCCCCATCACAATCTCGCCCGTCGTCCCCCGCTTTGCCGTCTGCATCACCAACCTCTCCTTCGACAAGCAAAACGAGCGCCAAGCAAGAGCCGCCGGGGAGTGCAGCCGGAAACTGAAGCAGGCCTTCAGGAGAGCAGGCTATCCGAGTTATCGAAAATCGAGTGTCGCCGAGCGGTGAATGGAGATTCGGTTTTGCCGAGCCCCCCCTCTGTGCCGACATACGTGAGACAACCGTTAAATTGCTTAACGTTGAGGGCACAGAGGGGCGCGCGATAGATACTGGCGATTGGGTTTAGGGGCAAGCAATACGACCAACGGGTTAAAAACGATTTGCAGAACGGTTCAGCGAACTAGATCATAGGGGAGGTGCAGCAGAACGAATCAACACAATCGACGTACTTTGCTAAGTCACCTTGCCCGCACTTACCGCAGCAAACCCGACCAATGACTAAGAAAGGTCCGACGGGTGCTCCATCACCAGATCGAACGCATTGCTCCTGTAGATTTCCTTGATAGGCTTCCATCGCTCCCAGCCGACGTGCGTCGGGAGTCGGTCGTGGAGAAGCACCTTCCTTTCGTTTGGTTCGACGCAGACTTAACATGCATTGGGGCCGCTAGATGCGTCTCCTGCAGTACAGGTTTGTCTTCATGAAATCCGCGCAGTGCTGAATTGCAACTCTAAGTCAAGTCACAAAGTCGTTAACGCATTTCGCTGATTCAACATTACGAACCTGGGCTCTGCGGCTTGGACCAGTTGTGACGCTGGTGCCTGGTAGTGCGGGTGGTAGGCGGCAAAGTCTTCGAAATCGCTTTGAATTCCCCAATGCCTTCGTCTTCATTCTGTAGAAATGCCGATGACGAGTTCAGCCGTACCGTCGCGGTGACCGGCCCTTACGCGGTCGGAACGTATCAGCTATTAACCAACGGCCACCGGAATGCCTGCCGACTTGAACTTGACGACCAGCTCGTTCACTCCTGGTATCGTTCAAGGGGTGAGAACTCCGCATCGTGCCGACGGGAGCAACGGACGAATGAACGATGCGATTTCGGCGTGGAAGGCGTTGCTTGGAAACGATCGAGTCATTACCGAACAAGCCGAACTCCATCGCCGCAGCGCCAATGCGGTTGGAAGCGACGTCGTTCCGATCGCGATCCTTCGCCCAACTGAATCAAGACAGGTTCAGCCTCTGGTTGAAATTGCCTCGCGTTTTCGAACCCCGATTTATCCAACCAGTACAGGACGAAATTGGGGCTACGGTGCGGCGAGTCCAGTTGTTTCTGGCTGCGCCGTCGTCGATCTCTCCGATCTCAATACGATCCATTTCGTTGACGAGAAACATGGGTTGATTCGCGTGGAACCCGGGGTGACCCAGGGCTTGCTCTACAACTATTTGAACGCCCGTAATCTGAATTGGATGGTGCCGGTCCACGGAGGCGGACCAGACTGCTCGCTGCTGGGAAACGCACTTGAGCGCGGGTACGGGTTAACGCCGACGACTGACCACTTCTTAGCGTTAACGTCGCTGAAGGCGATTTTAGCGGACGGCACGATCTACGAATCTGCGTTTCGATCGATGGAGGCTGATGTCATCGCCGCGGCGCATCGTTGGCAAATCGGGGCCTACCTCGACGGCATTTTTAGCCAGGGAAATTTTGGCGTTGTGACTGATGCGACGTTCATCCTCAAAGAACGTCCGGAGCATGTAGAGGCATTTTTCATTCGTATTCCCGATGACAACAACTTGGCCGAGTTCGTTGAACATCTCGGCAGCATCCTTCGTTCCTTGGATGGCGTTGTTACCGGTGTCAACCTGATGAATGAACGGCGGGTGCTTTCGATGTCGAGGCCCTACCCGAAAGGAACAGTTGGGAGCAACTCGACGATCCCGGACGACCTCCTGAAGGAATACACGTCGCGTGCAGGAATCACTCGGTGGACCGTGGCAGGAGTCATTCATAGTGTGAATGGGTTCGCACGCAACACGCGGCGGGAGATTAGAAAACGACTTCCCAGAAGCTGCTCGCGGCCCATTTTTATGAATCGCAAGCGAATCGCGATGGCGAAACGGGCAACATCTGTCTTGCCAGTTTCTAGACAAAGCTATCGCCAGCAGCTTGCGTCGATCGATGCTTTCATCGATTTGGCTGAAGGCCGTCCGCGCCGTATCGCGTTGCCACTAGCCTATTGGCTCACAGGAGACGAACCAGCGGAAAAGACGGCTATGGATCCGGCAAAGGATGGTTGCGGTTTAATCTGGTACAGCCCGCTGATTCCGATCGATCAAAACGTGGTCGATGCATACATCAAAATGGTCGAATCCACGTGCGTTGAACACGGAATTGAACCGTTAATAACATTGACGAGCCTATCCAGTTGCCACTTTGATTCGACTGTGCCAATACTCTTTGATCGCAACGATTCGTCTGCCGTCGCGCGAGCGCACGCGTGCTACGATTCGCTGTGCGAGCGAGCCAAGCGGCTCGGATGCGTCCCGTATCGTTTACCGACGATTACGCTGGCAAAACGCCCGAACCCACTGACCGACCTTCCAGCCACGGTACTTCACAACGCAATCAAGGATAGGCTCGATCCGTACAACATCATCTCCCCGAGTCGCTACTAAACGAAAATCCTCGATCGCTTCACTGATGGTAGCGTTGACCTGCTACTCCGATCGGTGGAGTGATTATGAAATTAAGGACGATAACAGCAAACGACAAACGTCTCCCGTATTTCACCATAGCTAAACCGATGCTAAACCCCCTCAGTCTCCTTCCGGTCGCGTTTGGGCAAGCCTTTTACCGCCAGACGCTCAAACGGACCCCCGAACCGGAAGTCATGGATTCACCGGAGAGTGTTGCGCAATACGAGGATGCGGACAAAAGCAAATTAGCAATCGTCTACGCGGCAGTATTAGACCGAGTGCACAGAATGAAAACGAAGTCCTCTGGTGGGCGTGCTATCGATCTTTGTTGCGGACCTGGGCACTTCACATTGATGCTTGCCAAGTACTTTAATTTCGATGAAGTCATCGGCGTAGATCGGTCCGACAGAATGCTTGAGAATGCGAGAAAGCGAATTGATCAGGCGGAAATGGGAACGCGCGTCAAGTTCGTTAAAGCAAATGCTACGGATGTCCCTTTCGAATCAAACAGCTTTGACGTTGTGACCTGTAATGATGCGGCTCACCACCTGCCAAATCTGAAGGTCGTGCGTGAGTTAATTTGCGAGATGGAAAGACTTTCTTCAGCGACGGGAATTTGTGTACTCTCCGATTTAGTGAGGCTCAAAACAGAAAGGATCACCGAGCTTTACACAAAAACACTTGGGGAAGATTATCCGCCAATGTTTTATAACGACTTCTGTAACTCGATGCGTGCAGCATGGACAGAAACAGAATTAGCTTCAGCAATTCCGAATCAGCCAACTCGCACTTGGTATCATCAGCGACAAAGTTTGGTCCCCACCGTTCAATTACTTTTGGGCAACATGAGCGAAGTCAATGCCTTCGTAAGACGCTCTCCCAATTGGCTGGCCGATGCTGCTGGCAAGAATTACAAACGTGACTTGCGTTTGAGCAATATCCTCTCAAAGGCGCCCAGGCGAGTGAAAACACGTTAACTGATTTGCCCAACAAAAAATGGCGATACGGATTCAAATGAATCCGTACCGCCAACGCTGTTTTACAGCAAGCTAACGTTTACCGCTTAGCAAGAACGGCCACGCTTACGGCGTCCGAATCCAGCGATCGCAATCCCAGCGAAAATTGCCAGGGACGCAGGCTCTGGCACCGTGTTGATCCGCAAATCACTGGCTGTAGTGGAAAGATTAAATCCACCGGTAAGGCTTGGATTCGCAGAAACAAACGTGTTGTCCAGTGCTACTTGAGCAGGCACGATAGGTGGGGGAAGCGTATCGGGCAACGGGCTCGCCGGTACATCCTTGTA from the Roseiconus lacunae genome contains:
- a CDS encoding FAD-binding oxidoreductase encodes the protein MPADLNLTTSSFTPGIVQGVRTPHRADGSNGRMNDAISAWKALLGNDRVITEQAELHRRSANAVGSDVVPIAILRPTESRQVQPLVEIASRFRTPIYPTSTGRNWGYGAASPVVSGCAVVDLSDLNTIHFVDEKHGLIRVEPGVTQGLLYNYLNARNLNWMVPVHGGGPDCSLLGNALERGYGLTPTTDHFLALTSLKAILADGTIYESAFRSMEADVIAAAHRWQIGAYLDGIFSQGNFGVVTDATFILKERPEHVEAFFIRIPDDNNLAEFVEHLGSILRSLDGVVTGVNLMNERRVLSMSRPYPKGTVGSNSTIPDDLLKEYTSRAGITRWTVAGVIHSVNGFARNTRREIRKRLPRSCSRPIFMNRKRIAMAKRATSVLPVSRQSYRQQLASIDAFIDLAEGRPRRIALPLAYWLTGDEPAEKTAMDPAKDGCGLIWYSPLIPIDQNVVDAYIKMVESTCVEHGIEPLITLTSLSSCHFDSTVPILFDRNDSSAVARAHACYDSLCERAKRLGCVPYRLPTITLAKRPNPLTDLPATVLHNAIKDRLDPYNIISPSRY
- a CDS encoding class I SAM-dependent methyltransferase, producing MLNPLSLLPVAFGQAFYRQTLKRTPEPEVMDSPESVAQYEDADKSKLAIVYAAVLDRVHRMKTKSSGGRAIDLCCGPGHFTLMLAKYFNFDEVIGVDRSDRMLENARKRIDQAEMGTRVKFVKANATDVPFESNSFDVVTCNDAAHHLPNLKVVRELICEMERLSSATGICVLSDLVRLKTERITELYTKTLGEDYPPMFYNDFCNSMRAAWTETELASAIPNQPTRTWYHQRQSLVPTVQLLLGNMSEVNAFVRRSPNWLADAAGKNYKRDLRLSNILSKAPRRVKTR